The following are from one region of the Schistocerca cancellata isolate TAMUIC-IGC-003103 chromosome 11, iqSchCanc2.1, whole genome shotgun sequence genome:
- the LOC126108720 gene encoding uncharacterized protein LOC126108720 has protein sequence MDVTSDAGCREASCCKRKRASNSCDEQRDQGVSITVVTLNSILDDNSRLFEFLKSSGVLADKYICARCLKPMSCVKVPTKRSSDGLMWRCRKDKVWRSIRKGTWFENARITIRVIVLMTYCFCVRKSVLSTSLLAGVSETSVLDWFLSCREICSMLVKKRAKIGGPGVVVEVGESPFGSVKNHMGKYLPELWVWGAVVCGKERGELVLNVVERRDAKNLQCLIEEHVEDGTVICSDKWESYEDDGEVDLQTFAADHNYQFRNKVVGTMEQHWDEVKRVVGRGKRRRSGLQNHLDEYVWRESVFGHKCVFNSFLQGVGTLYVPFVADPTVVVEDVTPVVEDITPVVEDATLAIKDPTPAAWGTLPTAVNEDPLLAVADQSSPVAAAVSITVQPKERPTRHRKRVVREDFWYPSTCDLHIAYLED, from the coding sequence ATGGATGTTACAAGTGATGCTGGTTGTAGGGAGGCAAGCTGCTGTAAAAGAAAAAGAGCTTCGAATTCGTGTGATGAACAAAGGGACCAAGGAGTTTCGATAACTGTTGTGACTCTTAATTCGATTCTGGACGATAATTCGCGTTTATTTGAATTTCTGAAGAGTTCTGGTGTTCTTGCTGATAAGTACATATGCGCTAGATGCCTTAAGCCCATGTCCTGTGTCAAGGTTCCAACAAAAAGATCTAGTGATGGGCTCATGTGGCGCTGCCGAAAAGACAAAGTGTGGAGGTCAATTCGTAAAGGCACGTGGTTTGAGAATGCTAGGATTACCATTAGAGTTATTGTTCTGATGACATACTGTTTCTGTGTACGCAAGTCTGTTTTATCTACAAGTCTCTTGGCAGGAGTGAGCGAGACTTCTGTTCTCGACTGGTTTTTATCATGTAGGGAAATTTGTTCAATGTTGGTAAAGAAGAGAGCAAAAATTGGAGGCCCAGGAGTTGTAGTTGAGGTGGGCGAATCGCCATTTGGAAGTGTTAAGAATCATATGGGAAAGTATTTACCAGAACTTTGGGTTTGGGGAGCAGTCGTTTGTGGGAAAGAACGTGGCGAACTAGTTTTGAATGTGGTCGAGAGGAGAGATGCAAAGAATTTGCAATGTCTTATCGAAGAACACGTCGAGGATGGGACTGTTATATGTTCAGACAAATGGGAGAGTTACGAGGATGACGGGGAAGTGGACCTACAGACTTTTGCAGCCGATCACAATTACCAGTTTCGGAATAAAGTGGTTGGTACAATGGAGCAACATTGGGACGAAGTAAAAAGAGTTGTTGGGAGAGGGAAGAGGCGCCGCAGTGGTTTGCAAAACCATTTGGATGAATACGTTTGGAGGGAAAGTGTGTTTGGACACAAGTGTGTGTTTAATTCTTTCTTACAGGGTGTTGGAACACTTTATGTTCCATTTGTAGCGGACCCTACAGTGGTAGTAGAAGATGTTACACCAGTAGTAGAAGACATTACACCAGTAGTAGAAGATGCTACATTAGCAATAAAGGACCCTACGCCAGCTGCCTGGGggactttaccaacagccgtaaatGAAGACCCTTTGCTGGCTGTGGCAGATCAATCCTCACCAGTTGCAGCTGCAGTGAGCATTACAGTGCAGCCAAAGGAAAGGCCTACGAGGCACAGAAAACGTGTTGTGCGTGAGGATTTTTGGTATCCCTCAACCTGTGATCTTCACATTGCATATCTAGAAGATTAG